The following are from one region of the Quercus robur chromosome 1, dhQueRobu3.1, whole genome shotgun sequence genome:
- the LOC126718945 gene encoding calmodulin-7-like produces MADQLTDDQISEFKEAFSLFDKDGDGCITTKELGTVMRSLGQNPTEAELQDMINEVDADGNGTIDFPEFLNLMARKMKDTDSEEELKEAFRVFDKDQNGFISAAELRHVMTNLGEKLTDDEVDEMIREADVDGDGQINYEEFVKVMMAK; encoded by the exons atggcCGATCAACTCACTGACGATCAGATCTCCGAGTTCAAGGAAGCTTTCAGCCTATTCGATAAGGACGGCGATG GCTGTATCACTACCAAGGAGCTTGGGACTGTAATGCGGTCATTGGGGCAGAACCCAACAGAAGCTGAGCTGCAGGACATGATAAATGAAGTTGATGCTGATGGAAATGGTACCATTGATTTCCCAGAGTTCCTTAACCTGATGGCCCGCAAGATGAAGGACACCGATTCAGAGGAGGAGCTCAAGGAGGCTTTCCGGGTGTTCGACAAGGACCAGAATGGCTTCATTTCTGCAGCTGAGCTTCGCCATGTCATGACAAATCTTGGTGAGAAGCTGACCGATGATGAAGTTGATGAGATGATTCGCGAGGCTGATGTGGATGGTGATGGCCAGATCAACTACGAGGAGTTTGTCAAAGTCATGATGGCCAAGTGA